A part of Chitinimonas koreensis genomic DNA contains:
- the smpB gene encoding SsrA-binding protein SmpB has translation MSIVDNRKAFHDYFIEEKYEAGLVLEGWEVKSIRVGRVAIKEGYVQLHKGAFWLVGAHITPLASASTHVLPDPTRFRKLLLNQSEINKLIGKVERAGYTLAPLDMHYKGGRIKLSVGLARGKKLHDKRDASRERDAKREVERAMKTNRR, from the coding sequence ATGTCCATCGTCGATAACCGCAAAGCCTTCCACGACTACTTCATCGAGGAAAAATACGAGGCCGGCCTCGTGCTCGAAGGCTGGGAGGTGAAGTCCATCCGCGTCGGCCGCGTCGCCATCAAGGAAGGCTACGTACAGCTGCACAAGGGCGCGTTCTGGCTGGTCGGCGCCCACATCACGCCGCTGGCCTCGGCCTCGACCCACGTGCTGCCGGACCCGACCCGCTTCCGCAAGCTGCTGCTCAACCAGTCCGAGATCAACAAGCTGATCGGCAAGGTCGAGCGCGCCGGCTATACGCTGGCGCCGCTCGACATGCATTACAAGGGCGGCCGGATCAAGCTGTCGGTAGGCCTGGCGCGCGGCAAGAAACTGCACGACAAGCGCGACGCGTCGCGCGAGCGCGATGCCAAGCGCGAGGTCGAGCGGGCCATGAAGACGAACCGCCGATAG
- a CDS encoding asparaginase domain-containing protein: protein MPHKRLFVIYAGGTIGMQAGPAGFAPAPGYLPAELARIARATPGFPDYTLKEYAPLIDSSNLQPAHWNAMAADIAAHYHDHDGFVVIHGTDTLGYTASALSFMLENLAKPVIVTGSMVPLAEQPNDAEQNLVDAFRWAAQDDLHEVCVAFNRLLLRGNRARKLWGAEIGAFGSPNYPILGRVQGDYEFNPALCLPRPGGDFEAHAIDPSLAIVGLKLYPGHSVRMIERLLDQDRPAALVLESYGAGNAPDADQPLLDALGRASTAGTLIVNVTQCVSGKVDMDNYAAGSALARAGLVSGWDMTPEAAIAKLYFVLSQPRRVLGPEELVKVSLRGELSAG, encoded by the coding sequence ATGCCCCACAAGCGCCTTTTCGTGATCTATGCCGGCGGCACCATCGGCATGCAGGCCGGCCCGGCCGGCTTCGCCCCGGCGCCCGGCTACCTGCCGGCCGAACTCGCCCGCATCGCCCGCGCCACGCCCGGCTTCCCGGACTACACGCTGAAGGAATACGCGCCGCTGATCGATTCGTCGAACCTGCAGCCGGCGCACTGGAACGCGATGGCGGCCGACATCGCGGCCCATTACCACGACCACGACGGCTTCGTGGTGATCCACGGCACCGACACGCTGGGCTACACCGCGTCGGCGCTGAGCTTCATGCTGGAGAACCTGGCCAAGCCGGTGATCGTGACCGGCTCGATGGTGCCCCTGGCCGAGCAGCCCAACGACGCCGAGCAGAACCTGGTCGACGCCTTCCGCTGGGCGGCGCAGGACGATCTGCACGAGGTCTGCGTGGCCTTCAACCGCCTGCTGCTGCGCGGCAACCGTGCGCGCAAGCTGTGGGGCGCCGAGATCGGCGCCTTCGGCTCGCCCAACTATCCGATCCTCGGCCGCGTGCAGGGCGACTACGAATTCAACCCGGCGCTGTGCCTGCCGCGGCCGGGCGGCGATTTCGAAGCGCACGCGATCGACCCGTCGCTGGCCATCGTCGGCCTCAAGCTCTACCCGGGCCACAGCGTGCGCATGATCGAACGGCTGCTGGACCAAGACCGGCCGGCCGCGCTGGTGCTCGAAAGCTACGGCGCCGGCAACGCGCCCGACGCCGACCAGCCGCTGCTCGATGCGCTCGGCCGCGCCAGCACGGCCGGCACGCTGATCGTCAACGTCACCCAGTGCGTGTCCGGCAAGGTCGACATGGACAATTACGCGGCCGGCTCGGCGCTGGCGCGTGCCGGCCTGGTGTCGGGCTGGGACATGACGCCCGAGGCCGCCATCGCCAAGCTCTACTTCGTGCTGTCGCAGCCGCGCCGGGTGCTCGGCCCGGAGGAACTGGTCAAGGTCTCGCTGCGCGGCGAGCTGAGTGCGGGCTGA
- a CDS encoding sensor domain-containing phosphodiesterase produces MIPTAAPYQLDALLALLEIEGGQHLARHQGLSLHSFFQPIYSFAHRRVVGHEGLMRAWNAVGKALSPATVFATAHTEAELVTLDRLSRLLHARNFVDLARAAGDPPHWLFLNAEPNAFAHAGQYGRFFPEMLARLGLAPQRVVVEVLETAIDNNRALARAVDYFREIGCLIAIDDFGAGHSNVDRVWRLRPDIVKLDRSLISDATDTEEARLILPGLVSLLHEAGALVLAEGIETEAEAIMALEADCDLAQGYYLARPAPGLVSEEPVNPVFEPLWNHFNSQMRREIEHNQQQLAPYSRALTDGAAKLRTGESFEAAVQAFMDLPEGIRCFLLDADGRQVGANLYGPSGHYGGAEANGARYSPLDNADGAIWSRRQYFRQAMRRFGELQVSRPYLSIVGEQQCITLSLGLLLDGAPHVLCGDLKWHR; encoded by the coding sequence ATGATCCCGACTGCCGCTCCCTACCAGCTCGACGCCCTGCTCGCCCTGCTCGAAATCGAGGGCGGCCAGCATCTGGCGCGCCACCAGGGGCTGTCGCTGCACAGCTTCTTCCAGCCGATCTACAGCTTCGCCCATCGCCGGGTGGTCGGCCACGAAGGGCTGATGCGGGCCTGGAACGCGGTCGGCAAGGCGCTGTCGCCGGCCACCGTGTTCGCCACCGCCCATACCGAGGCCGAGCTGGTCACGCTCGACCGGTTGTCGCGGCTGCTGCACGCGCGCAATTTCGTCGACCTGGCGCGCGCGGCCGGCGATCCGCCGCACTGGCTGTTCCTCAACGCCGAGCCGAATGCCTTCGCCCACGCCGGCCAGTACGGCCGCTTCTTCCCCGAGATGCTGGCGCGGCTCGGCCTGGCGCCGCAGCGCGTGGTGGTCGAGGTGCTCGAGACGGCCATCGACAACAACCGGGCCCTGGCGCGCGCGGTCGACTACTTCCGCGAGATCGGCTGCCTGATCGCGATCGACGATTTCGGCGCCGGCCATTCCAACGTCGACCGCGTCTGGCGGCTGCGGCCCGACATCGTCAAGCTCGACCGCAGCCTGATCAGCGATGCGACCGACACCGAGGAGGCCCGGCTGATCCTGCCCGGCCTGGTCAGCCTGCTGCACGAAGCCGGCGCGCTGGTGCTGGCCGAGGGCATCGAGACCGAGGCCGAGGCGATCATGGCGCTCGAAGCCGACTGCGACCTGGCGCAGGGCTATTACCTGGCCCGGCCGGCACCGGGACTGGTGTCCGAAGAACCGGTCAACCCGGTGTTCGAGCCGCTGTGGAACCACTTCAACAGCCAGATGCGGCGCGAGATCGAGCACAACCAGCAGCAACTGGCGCCCTACAGTCGCGCGTTGACCGACGGCGCCGCGAAATTGCGCACCGGCGAGAGCTTCGAAGCGGCCGTGCAGGCCTTCATGGACCTGCCCGAGGGCATCCGCTGCTTCCTGCTCGATGCCGACGGCCGCCAGGTCGGCGCCAACCTGTATGGCCCGTCCGGCCATTACGGCGGCGCCGAGGCCAATGGTGCGCGCTACTCGCCGCTGGACAACGCGGACGGCGCGATCTGGTCGCGCCGCCAGTACTTCCGCCAGGCGATGCGGCGTTTCG